The Bryobacteraceae bacterium genomic sequence ACGACGAGCTCGAGGTGTTCGGCGATCTGGATCACCGGATCGGGATGGGCTTGTCGGTAGTCGACATCAAGGACAACCAGATCGAGTCGAAGGAGTTGATCGCGCGGCGCATCGATCACGCGGCCAAGGTGCTCGGCGCCGGACGGATTCCGTACGTGCACCCCGATTGCGGCTTCTGGATGCTGCAGCGCTCGGTGGCCGACGGGAAGATGCGGGCGCTCGTGGAAGGCCGCAATCTGTTCGAGGGGCGGGCGTGAGAACGGCCCTCCTTCTGGCCGTGAGTCTCGCCTCTCTCCACGCCGAGACGCGGCATCTGGCCAACATCCGTCAGGTCACTCATGGCGGACAGAACGCCGAGGCCTACTGGTCGCCGGACGGTAAGCGGCTCGTGTTTCAATCGACGCGCGAAGGCGTCGCCTGCGACCAGATCTTCGTGATGAACGCCGACGGGAGCGATCAGCGCATGGTATCCACCGGCAAGGGCCGGACCACGTGCGGCTACTTTCTCGGCGACAACAAGCACATCGTCTACGCCTCCACGCACGAAGGCGGCGAGGCGTGTCCGCCGCCGGCCGACCGCAGCAAGGGCTACGTCTGGGCCGTCTATCCCGAGTACGACATCTACCTCGCCACCGATGCCGGGAAGCTCGTGAAGAAGCTCACCGATGCGCCGGGCTACGACGCGGAAGCCACCGTGAACTGGAAGACGAACCGGATCGTGTACACGTCGATGGCCTCGGGCGACCTGGACCTATGGTCGATGAAGCCCGACGGCACAGGGAAGACGCGGCTCACCGATTCGGCGGGCTACGACGGGGGCGCATTCTATTCGCGCGACGGCAAGCGTCTGATCTGGCGGGCGAATCACCCGACGGCCGACGCGATGACGCGATACAAAGACCTGCTCGCGCAGAGCCTGACGTCGCCGATGAAGATGGAGATCTTCGTCGCAGGCGCCGGCGGGAAAGGCTCGAAGCAGTTGACCGACTTCGGATGCGCCAGCTTCGCGCCGACGTTCACGCCCGATGGTAAGAAAATCATCTTCGCGTCGAACAAGCATGAATGCGACGGCCGGAAGTTCGAGTTGTTCCTGATGAACCCGGACGGCTCCGGACTCGAGCAGGTGACCGATTTCGGCGGGTTCACGTCGTTCGCGGAGTTTTCGCCGGACGGAAAGCGGCTGGTGTTCGCCTCCGACAAGGACGCCAAGACGCGGTATGAGTTCAATATTTTTGTCGCGGATTGGAAGCCATAGGAGTGGAGGCGCGGCGTCCCTCCGCGCTACTGAATCGTCAGCGTATGGGACTCCCGGCTGGAGGCCAGGGCGGGGTGCTCGCGGTGATGTTCGGCCTTGATCTTGTACATACGCTGGTCGGCGGCTGAGAGAACGGCTTCGACGTCGTCGCCATCGTCGGGGAAGTGAGCGGCGCCGAGGCTGAGCGACACCGTGGAGGTTGGTCCGCAAACCTCCGTACCCACGGCTTCGACGGCCGCCTGGAGAATACGGCGCTTTTCTTCGACGCCGCGGGGAGGAAGCCCTGGAGCGACGATCACGAACTCGTCGCCGCCCATGCGCGCCACCAGATCGCCCGGACGGCAGTGAGCCCGAAGTGCGGCGGCGACCCCCTCAAGGATGCGGTTCCCGGTGAGGTGGCCATACCGGTCATTGACGAGCTTGAAGCCGTCGAGATCGAGGACGAGGATGGCGACCGTCCTCCCGTTGGCGCGAGCTCGCGCGACCTCTTTATCGAGGTGGAGCATCAGCGAATGCGCGTTGTCGAGGCCGGTGAGTTGATCGATGCTCGCGTCGCGCTTCACACGGGAGTGGCGCAGCGCGTTCTCGATCGTCATGCTGGCCTTGGTGCTGACGGTCTGCAAGAGGCGCAGATCGTCCGATGTGAACGCGTCGGCCTCGCGCCGGTAGAGCGTAAGAGCGCCGACGATTCCGTTGGGTGTTTCGAGCGGCACCGAGAGCGCCGAACGGAGCGTGCTGAACTTGCGCGGATCGTTCAGGTAGCCACACTCCACCGACGGATTGCCGTTCGGCATGGCCTTGTGATTCTGGACGACCCAGCCCGAGATGCCCTCTCCCACCGGGATGGCGAGCGACGAAAATAGCGCGGCATCCTCTCCGGAGGCGTATTCGGGCTCGAGCACACGGTCATTAAGGCAATAGATGGCGATTGAATCGTAGGGGACGAGATTGCGCGTCCGGGCCGCCAGCAGCGAGAGCGTCTCTTCGAGAGAGAGCGAACTGCCGAGATCGCCGACGGTCTCGTGCAGCATTTGAAACTCCTGGCGGGCGGCGGCGATGGAGGCGATGAAGTCGCGCGGGCGTCCGGTGGCGATCGAAGCCGGCGCCTCTTCGCCCTGCGCGAGGCCGGCGGCCGGGGCCTCGCCCCGTTCCACGCGAACGTTCACGGAGAGCTTCGCCGGCTCCATCTGCGCCGTGGAGCGCGCCTCGGCCTCGAGCTCTTGGCAGCGTCGGGCGAGGATCTCAACGATTCTAGGATCGAAGGCCTTGCCCGATTCGCTCACCACGACCTCGAGTGCCTTGTCGAGGGGAAGCGCCCGGCGGTACTGGCGGTCCGACGCGAGGGCGTCCAGGCAATCCACCGTAGATAAAATCCGCGCCCCGATTGGAATCTCCTCCGCCGACAGCCCATCCGGATAGCCCGAGCCGTCCCACTTCTCGTGGTGGGCTCGGACGATGGGAACCACCGGGTACGGGAACTGCACGCACTCGAGAATCTCGGCGCCTACCACCGGGTGCACCTTCATTCGCTCGAACTCTTCCTTGGTCAGCTTGCCGGGTTTGTTGATGATGTACTCGGGCACTGCAAGCTTGCCGATGTCATGGAGCAGCGCCGCCGCTTCGAGGGCGCGAATCTGGTCCTCTTCGAGGCCCAGTTCGCGGGCGATGGCAATCGCGTAGACCTTCACGCGGCGGAGGTGGGCGTGGGTGGTGTCGTCTTTGGCTTCGATCGCTAGCGCAAGCGCTTCGATGGTCCGCAGGTGCAGCGCGGCGACGTCGGTGACATGCTTCTTCTCCGCCTCGAGCCGCCCCAGGTACAGGTTGTACGACGAGTAGACCAGGTACAAACCGGGCAGCAGCAGGAACGAATACTGCCATCCCAGGCGCTCGTTCACCACCAGCACCACCTGCGTGAGCGTGGCGCCGAACAGGAATTGCGGTCCGGTCCAGAAGAAGTTCTCGTACCAGACCTTCACCACGCGTTTGCCCTCGGAGAACGCGATCACCGCGGCGATCATGGCGGTGTTGGTGAAGTAGTACGTCAGCGTGGTGAGGAACAGCAGCATCGGCTGTCCGGCGCCGAGCCCGGCGAGCGCTTCCGAGTGGAAGACATGGTAGCTGACGGCGACGCAGAAGGCCAGGCATGACGGATTGAACAGCAACTGGGCCAGTTGCACCCGCTTGGCCGCGTTCAGGCACACCTGCGCGATCGACCCGCCCAGCGAAACGATCGTCGCTTGCGGCAGAGGCAGGTCCACGATCGCCAGAAGCACGAACACGAAGTTCACCGAAAGCGTCCCGATGACACCGGGCAAACGCACCTTCATCTTCGAGGTGGCGATCGCGAACAGGAAGTAGAACAGAAAACGCAGGGGCTCATGCCAACTCCAGTCGGCGACGGCCATGACCGTCAGTTCGGCGCCCAGTACGGCCGTCAAACCGACGTACACCCAGGTTTTGGGGCTCAGCTTCATGCCTGCGCACACTTCGCGCGCATCTACTTTATCGGCCGCGGAGCACCCCGGTACGACCGGGTAAATGCCCATCGGGGCTCGGGAATTCCCCTGAGGAGTCCCGGTCAAGGATATTCTTAATCCTATGCGCGAATCTTTCCGGACCCGCCGAGAGATCCTGTCTCTCTCCCTGGCGGCCCTCCCCTCGGCGGGAGTTCCAGCGATTCTCCGGGGCGCGGCCGCGCGCCGCCCGAACATCCTTTTCGCTATCTCCGACGACCAGTCGTACCCCCATACGGGAGCAAACGGCGACCGTTGCGTGAAGACGCCGGTCTTCGACCGCGTTGCTCACGACGGCGTGCTCTTCCGCCAGGCCTACAGTCTTTCCCCAGGGTGCGCCCCCTCACGCGCGGGGCTCCTCACCGGGCGTTTCCCCTGGCAACTGGGCGAAGCCGGCACGCACGCCTCGCTGTTCCCTCTCGGTCTCACCGTCTACCCGGACCTCCTCGCCAAAGCCGGATACACGGTCGGCCTGACCGGCAAGGGCGCCGGTCCGTGCAACTTCAAGGATGCCGGCTGGAAGCACAACCCGGCCGGACCGGCGTTCGACCGGCACAAGTCGCCCCACCGCGAGTTGCAGGTGAACGCCAACGACTACGCCGCCAACTTCGCCAGCTTCCTCGAAACGCGGCCCAAGGACTCCCCGTTCTGCTTCTGGTTCGGATGCACGGAGCCGCATCGCGGCTATGCCAAGGGCTCCGGCCGCAAGGCGGGCAAGCGGCTCGCCGACGCGGTATTGCCGCCCTTCCTTCCCGACAACGCCGAAATCCGCTCTGACATCCTCGACTACTATCTGGAGATCGAGCACTTCGACACCCATCTCGGGCGCATGCTCGCGATGCTCGAAAAGGCCGGCGAGCTCGACAACACGATCGTCGTCGCCACCTCCGACAACGGCATGGCGTTCCCCGGATCGAAAGCGGCGATGTACGACTTCGGAATCCACCTGCCGCTCTCGATCATGTGGAAAGATCGCGCCCGCAGCGGCCGGACGTCGGACGACCTGGTCAGCTTCGCCGATTTCGCGCCGACGTTCCTCGAAGCGGCCGGCGTCCGCAGGCCGGCGAACATGGTGGGGCGGAGCCTCGTGCCGCTGCTCGAATCCGGAAAGAGCGGTCTGATCGATCCGGCGCGGAAACGGCTGTTTTCGGGCCGCGAACGCCACTCGCACTCCCGCTACGACAACCTCGGCTATCCGGCCCGCGCCATGCGCGAAGGGAAGTACCTCTTCATCTGGAACATGAAGCCGGACCGGTGGCCGGCGGGCGACCCGGCGCAATACGCCGACATCGATAGTGGACCTTCGAAAACCTGGATGATGGCGAACGCCGTGGAGCACAAGACACTTTTCGAACACGGGTTCGGCCTGCGGCCGGAAGAGGAACTCTTCGATATCGAGGCAGATCCCGGCTGCCTGCGGAATCTCGCCGCCGAACACTCCCATGCCGCCAGGCGGGCGGCGATGCGCCGGACACTTGAAGGTTCGCTCCGGGCGCAGGGCGATCCGCGCGTCACCGGACACGGTGACATCTGGGAAAGCTATCCCCGCTTCTCGGCCATGAGGCCGGAACTCGGCGGTTTCGCCGCGCAAGGCAAGTACAATCCGAAATACCAATCGGTCAGGAGGGCGCAATGAAACGAGCATTGGCCGCGGCCGCTGCGGCCTTCGCCGTAACGGCGATGATACCGGCGCCGGCGGAACCCGTGGCGCAATGGCGGGACCTGTTCAACGGCAGGAACCTCAAGGGCTGGGTGAACGTGAATACCGAGCCCGATACCTGGAGCGTGAAGAACGGCCTGCTCGTCTGCAAGGGCCAGCCGATCGGCGTGATGCGCAGTGACCGGCAATACGAGAATTTCATCCTGCACATCGAGTGGATGCACATGGAGCCGGGCGGCAATTCCGGCGTTTTCGTGTGGAGCGACGCCAAGCCGGGCGAGAAGAACCGTCTCCCCAACGGCGTGGAGGTGCAGATGCTCGAGCTCGATTGGCCCAAGCTGCACGTGCGTGACGGAGTGGAGCCTCCGATCGCATACGTCCACGGCGAGCTGTTCGGCGTGGGCGGCGTGAAGACAACGCCCGACAACCCGCGAGGCGAACGCAGCAAGTCGATCGAGAACCGCTGCAAGCCGCGAGGCCAATGGAACGTCTACGACGTCGTCGCCGTCGACGGGACGATCAAGCTCAGCGTGAACGGAAAATTCGTGAACGGAATCGCCAGATCCACGCAAAAAAAGGGCTATTTGTGCCTGGAGTCCGAGGGCGCGGAGATTCACTTCCGCAACATCCGGATTCTCGAACTGCCGCCGGGCGTGACCTCCGCCGGGCAATCCGCGCCGGAGATCCAGTAACACCATGCGCGGGCTGATCGTGGTGCTGGCGGCGGCGGCGGCCTTCGGTCAGCCGTTCGACTTGGTCATCTCGGGCGGACGGGTGATCGATCCCGAGTCCTCGCTCGACGGCGTCCGGAACGTCGGGATTCGCGGCGGATCAATTGTCGCCATGACGGACCGGCCGCTCAGCGGCGCGGCCCGGGAGATCGACGCGCGGGGACTGGTGGTCGTCCCCGGCTTCATCGACCTCCACTGGCACGGGCGCGACCCGGCGACCGGGCGCTGGCAGGTGATGGATGGCGTCACCAGCGCGTTCGAGCTCGAAGTCGGCGTGGCCGACGTCGACGCCTGGTATGCCGGGCGCGCCGGGAAGTCGCTGGTGAACTATGGCGCCTCGATCGGGCATCCGCCCGTGAGGATGGCGGTGATGAAGGACCCCGGCGACTTCCTGCCATCGGGCCCGGCCGCGCATCGGGCCGCCCCCGAAAGCGAGATCGCCGAGATGGCCCGCCGGCTCGACGAAGGGCTGCGGAAAGGCGCGGTGGCCGTGGGCTTCGGCGTGGCTTACACGGAGGCGGCTTCGCACTGGGAGATTCTCGAGATGTTTCGCGTGGCCGCGCGGCACGGCGCGTCGTGCCACGTGCACATACGCGGCGCTTCGAGCGCGGGCTCGACGGGCGATCGGGAACTCGGGCTCAGCGAGGTGATCGCCGCGGCGGAGATTTCGGGCGCGCCCCTTCACATCGTGCATATCAACTCGAGCGCGCAGGCGTCCACGGAGCGCATGCTTCAGATGATCGAAGACGCGCGCCGGCGCGGGCTCGACGTCACCACCGAGGCGTATCCGTATACGGCCGGGGCGACGCGAATCGAATCGGCGATTTTCGACTCCTGGATGGATCGCGCCCCGGCGGACTACCAGCGGCTCCAGTGGATGGCGACCGGCGAACGGCTGACGCGCGAGAGCTTCCTGCGGTATCGCAAACAGGGCGGCACTGTGATTATTCACGCCAACACGGAAGAGCGCGTGCGGATGGCGATCCTCAGTCCGCTGACAATGATCGCGAGCGACGGATTCGACCTGACGCCGACTTCCGGCCACCCGCGGTCCTCCGGGACTTTCACCCGCGTGCTGGGGCGCTATGCGCGGGGCGGCGGACTGGAGTTGTCCGAGGCGATCCGGAAGATGACGCTCATGCCGGCGCGCCGGCTCGAATCGCGTGTGCCGGCCATGCGGCGCAAGGGGCGTATCCGCATCGGGGCCGATGCCGATATCACGGTGTTCGACGCCGGGCAAGTGATGGACGTGTCCACTTACGAAAAGCCCGCCCTGATGGCGGAAGGCGTGCGTCATGTATTGGTGGGCGGAGCCGCAGTGGTGCGGGACGGAACGGTGGTGGAGGGTACATTTCCCGGCCGTGCCGTACGGGCGGGAGAATAATTTCGCGTTTTCGACACGGAATCGGGGAAGAGACCCTATGCGTCGGCGGCACGACGGTGACGTACGAATTGCTCGACATCCGGTCGGTCGACGCGCGCGGATGGGCACGCGACAGTCCCGCCGACCTTGCATTGGCGGTGCTCGGCAAGGGCGGCGAGCGACTGCTGAACAAGATGATCCGGACGGCATCCCGGCTGCAAAGTAGAATTGGAGATGAGGCGTACCTTCCTCGACCGCTTCCTCCAAGTACCGCATCAGCACCGGATTGTCCCTGACATCGATAAATCACGCCCAGTGCGCTGAAAGGCCGGGCGGAAGGCCGAACCGAGGGCCAGATGGCTTTGCTCCAGCAAATGTTGGAAGCACGATTCGGAAAAGTGCCGGGATGGGTCCGGGAGCAGCTACGCAACGCCAAGTCCCCCGACATCGATCGCTGGGCGCGCCGGCTCCTGACGGCGGCTACCATCGACCAGATTTTCGAGCACAAGCGTGCTCAGGCACGAAGCTCCCGGCGCCGCCAACCATAGTTCTTCGTTCGCGCATCCATCTGGCGGCTGGCGGGCTTGGTCGGAGAAAGAGAGCACAGCTTCCGTCGCCACATCGGCCACGACCATGAGTGGCAAGGAAGCTGTGCTACACCAAACCCGCCGAATATCGAACCAGCCGGCGTGCTTTCAACCACGGCCCAGAGCGGTCCGGTTCAGACCTTGGCGCGCAGTTCCACCGACAACGCCACGTGCTTCATCGCGACCTGCCGCGCCTCGTTCGCGGCCCGGCGAGCCTGCACTGCCAGCCGCTTTTCCTTCTGAGCCGGGTGATTGTAGGCCATCGCAGGCCACTTGTGCGCCATCGCCGGAAGCTGCTTCGCATGCTTGGCCGCGGCTTCTTCATGCAATGAAGCCTTGCTGTCGAGAGCATCGGCCCACTTCCGGTAGTGCCCGGCGACCGCCGCATGCTCCTCGGACGTCGATGCCGTCTTCGCCATCGCCTCGAGCTTCTCCTGACCGATTGCCGGTTCCAAAGCCATCATAGGCGCCGCCAGCGCGAGCAGACCCGCCGCGGCCGCCAGAATCCATAGTTTACGACTCTGCTTGATCATCCTGCCTCCCGTCTGTTTGGTGTTGCTCACAACTCCATTGAACCCGGAAGGGGCAATCGTTCGATATCCGCAAAATTACTGGTCAGATGCCGGAGACGAGCCCGCGCTCGATCGCATACCGCACCAGTTGTGCGCTCGTCTTGAGCCCAAGATCATCCATCATCTTGTACTTGTGCGTCTCGACCGTCCGCGGCGAGATATCGAGCAGCGCGCCGATCTCCTTTGCCGATTTTCCCTCGGCAAGCAACTGCAGCACCTCGCGCTGGCGGGCGGTCAACTCGATTGTCTCCTTCGCATGGCGCCGGGTTTCGTCCAGAAACTCGTCCATCGCCGGAGTGCGCAACTGCGGTGTCACGTAACGTTCGCCCCGCAGCGCGGCGTGAATCGCGGCCACGAGTTCCTCGGCGGCGGAGTGCTTCAGGACATAACCGAGCGCGCCCGCATCCAGCGCGCGCGTTGCGTAGCTGGGGTCCGGATGCATGGTGAGAAAGATGACCTTCGCATTCGACTCCTCCTCGCGGAGTTGGCGGCAGGCATCAATGCCGTTGAGCAGCGGCATCGAGATATCGGCCACGATCACATCCGGCCGGAGTGACCGCGCCATCTCCACCAACTGCCGCCCGTCCGCCGCGGACCCGGCCAGTTCGAACTCCGGCTCGAGCAGCGCACGCAGTCCCTGGATCACAATCTGGTGGTCGTCGGCCAGCAGGATGCGCGGCTTGCTCATCGTTCCGCCTCCCCGGCCAGCAGAAGCGTGACGGCAATCGTCGTCCCCGCGCCCGGTTTCGACTCCACGCGCAGCCGGCCTCCGAGCAGCCGCACGCGCTCCTCCATGCTTGCCAGCCCCAGCCCCGCTCGCCACCCGGGCGTGGAACGGTCGAACCCCTGTCCGTTGTCGCGAATCTCGAGATCCACGCCGCCGGCCGCAGCGCTCAGCCGAACCGCCACCTCATCCGCGCCAGCGTGACGCTCAATGTTGCGCAAGCTCTCCTGCACGATCCGGAACAACGCCAGCGTGGTCTCCCGCGGCAGCGGTTCCGGAAGTTCTCCGCAAGTGAAGTCCACCGCCGCGCCGCCCCTCTCGAAAAAGCTGCGGCACTCCGATTCGATCGCCGCGGCAAGCCCAAGATCCTCGAGGGTCGCCGGGTGCAAACGCCAGGAGAGCCCGTGAATGTCGTCGCTCAACCCGGCCAGCGCACCGCGCACCCGCTCCAGCCCGGCTCGGAACTCCCCGCCACCGGCTCTCTGCGCCAACGTGCCGGCTTCGATCGCCGCCGCCGCCAGCCGCTGGCTGAAGTCGTCATGAAGCTCGCGGGCAAGGCGGCTCCGCTCGTTTTCCTGCGCGTCGATGAGCCGGCCCGCCAGGACTTCCAACTCCTTCTTGCTCACGGTGGTCTTCTCCAGATCCTTAGCCATACGGTTGAACGAAGCGGCCAGTTGGCCGATCTCGTCGCCGGTCTCCACGCCGACGCGCGTTCCGAACGCGCCTTCGCCAAGTTGGCGCGCGCTTCGGGCGAGGGCGAGAACTGGCCGCGTCACCGAATTCGCAAGCCAGTGCGCCGCCAGCAGCAGCGCCGCCGCCACCGCCAGTGCGATCATCAGAAACCGCCGCTCCAGCGCGCGCAACGGTGCGAACGCCTCCCGCGTTTCCATCTCCGCCACCAGCGTCCAACCAAGCTTCGGAGATTCAAGTGGACCATGAGAGCGCAGCACGGGCCGACCCCGGAAATCGACGCCCTCCTCGGTATTGGGCAATCCCACCAGCAGGCTCGTCGCGGCCGCATCGCCCACGCGAACGTTCAGCACCGCCGTGCCATAGCGCCGGACGCGTTCGAGTTCCCCTGGCGTGGCGCCCGCAGCCGCGAGATCGGCCAGGTACTCCTCCGGGTGCTCGATCTCGAACCGCGGATCGCTGCGCAAGGTACCGTCCCGGCCGATCAGGTAGACCTGACCGCTTTCCCCAAGGCCTTCCAGGCTCCGATCCCCCGTGCCGATCATCAATTGATTCACATCATCGATCGAGAGTTGGATGGCCAGCACACCGCTCGGCATTCCCGCGCGCTTCACGGGCGCGGCTACAAACGCGGCCGGGGCGTAGTAGGAAGCCACGTAGGGCGCGTAGTCCTCAACGCCCACATCTTCC encodes the following:
- a CDS encoding diguanylate cyclase — translated: MKLSPKTWVYVGLTAVLGAELTVMAVADWSWHEPLRFLFYFLFAIATSKMKVRLPGVIGTLSVNFVFVLLAIVDLPLPQATIVSLGGSIAQVCLNAAKRVQLAQLLFNPSCLAFCVAVSYHVFHSEALAGLGAGQPMLLFLTTLTYYFTNTAMIAAVIAFSEGKRVVKVWYENFFWTGPQFLFGATLTQVVLVVNERLGWQYSFLLLPGLYLVYSSYNLYLGRLEAEKKHVTDVAALHLRTIEALALAIEAKDDTTHAHLRRVKVYAIAIARELGLEEDQIRALEAAALLHDIGKLAVPEYIINKPGKLTKEEFERMKVHPVVGAEILECVQFPYPVVPIVRAHHEKWDGSGYPDGLSAEEIPIGARILSTVDCLDALASDRQYRRALPLDKALEVVVSESGKAFDPRIVEILARRCQELEAEARSTAQMEPAKLSVNVRVERGEAPAAGLAQGEEAPASIATGRPRDFIASIAAARQEFQMLHETVGDLGSSLSLEETLSLLAARTRNLVPYDSIAIYCLNDRVLEPEYASGEDAALFSSLAIPVGEGISGWVVQNHKAMPNGNPSVECGYLNDPRKFSTLRSALSVPLETPNGIVGALTLYRREADAFTSDDLRLLQTVSTKASMTIENALRHSRVKRDASIDQLTGLDNAHSLMLHLDKEVARARANGRTVAILVLDLDGFKLVNDRYGHLTGNRILEGVAAALRAHCRPGDLVARMGGDEFVIVAPGLPPRGVEEKRRILQAAVEAVGTEVCGPTSTVSLSLGAAHFPDDGDDVEAVLSAADQRMYKIKAEHHREHPALASSRESHTLTIQ
- a CDS encoding sulfatase, encoding MRESFRTRREILSLSLAALPSAGVPAILRGAAARRPNILFAISDDQSYPHTGANGDRCVKTPVFDRVAHDGVLFRQAYSLSPGCAPSRAGLLTGRFPWQLGEAGTHASLFPLGLTVYPDLLAKAGYTVGLTGKGAGPCNFKDAGWKHNPAGPAFDRHKSPHRELQVNANDYAANFASFLETRPKDSPFCFWFGCTEPHRGYAKGSGRKAGKRLADAVLPPFLPDNAEIRSDILDYYLEIEHFDTHLGRMLAMLEKAGELDNTIVVATSDNGMAFPGSKAAMYDFGIHLPLSIMWKDRARSGRTSDDLVSFADFAPTFLEAAGVRRPANMVGRSLVPLLESGKSGLIDPARKRLFSGRERHSHSRYDNLGYPARAMREGKYLFIWNMKPDRWPAGDPAQYADIDSGPSKTWMMANAVEHKTLFEHGFGLRPEEELFDIEADPGCLRNLAAEHSHAARRAAMRRTLEGSLRAQGDPRVTGHGDIWESYPRFSAMRPELGGFAAQGKYNPKYQSVRRAQ
- a CDS encoding DUF1080 domain-containing protein is translated as MKRALAAAAAAFAVTAMIPAPAEPVAQWRDLFNGRNLKGWVNVNTEPDTWSVKNGLLVCKGQPIGVMRSDRQYENFILHIEWMHMEPGGNSGVFVWSDAKPGEKNRLPNGVEVQMLELDWPKLHVRDGVEPPIAYVHGELFGVGGVKTTPDNPRGERSKSIENRCKPRGQWNVYDVVAVDGTIKLSVNGKFVNGIARSTQKKGYLCLESEGAEIHFRNIRILELPPGVTSAGQSAPEIQ
- a CDS encoding amidohydrolase family protein is translated as MRGLIVVLAAAAAFGQPFDLVISGGRVIDPESSLDGVRNVGIRGGSIVAMTDRPLSGAAREIDARGLVVVPGFIDLHWHGRDPATGRWQVMDGVTSAFELEVGVADVDAWYAGRAGKSLVNYGASIGHPPVRMAVMKDPGDFLPSGPAAHRAAPESEIAEMARRLDEGLRKGAVAVGFGVAYTEAASHWEILEMFRVAARHGASCHVHIRGASSAGSTGDRELGLSEVIAAAEISGAPLHIVHINSSAQASTERMLQMIEDARRRGLDVTTEAYPYTAGATRIESAIFDSWMDRAPADYQRLQWMATGERLTRESFLRYRKQGGTVIIHANTEERVRMAILSPLTMIASDGFDLTPTSGHPRSSGTFTRVLGRYARGGGLELSEAIRKMTLMPARRLESRVPAMRRKGRIRIGADADITVFDAGQVMDVSTYEKPALMAEGVRHVLVGGAAVVRDGTVVEGTFPGRAVRAGE
- a CDS encoding response regulator transcription factor — translated: MSKPRILLADDHQIVIQGLRALLEPEFELAGSAADGRQLVEMARSLRPDVIVADISMPLLNGIDACRQLREEESNAKVIFLTMHPDPSYATRALDAGALGYVLKHSAAEELVAAIHAALRGERYVTPQLRTPAMDEFLDETRRHAKETIELTARQREVLQLLAEGKSAKEIGALLDISPRTVETHKYKMMDDLGLKTSAQLVRYAIERGLVSGI
- a CDS encoding HAMP domain-containing protein, producing MVRFRSYRHKLQLALVALGLTAIAVTAWETSRGAAAALRQATYGRLSAIRETRVRQIGRYFRDVTNHVLALAADDSTIVAIEEFRAGWRLLPESHEDSSGAEQLRGHYRDGWAARAVPRTDPAEIDRWFPADGRTRTLQSIFIARNPHPVHGKDLLVSAAEAGAWGRAHARFHPTFHRYRSAFGFYDVILIDGDGRVLYTVLKEIDLGADLNAEPYRDSPLAKVFRKAVRVEETEDVGVEDYAPYVASYYAPAAFVAAPVKRAGMPSGVLAIQLSIDDVNQLMIGTGDRSLEGLGESGQVYLIGRDGTLRSDPRFEIEHPEEYLADLAAAGATPGELERVRRYGTAVLNVRVGDAAATSLLVGLPNTEEGVDFRGRPVLRSHGPLESPKLGWTLVAEMETREAFAPLRALERRFLMIALAVAAALLLAAHWLANSVTRPVLALARSARQLGEGAFGTRVGVETGDEIGQLAASFNRMAKDLEKTTVSKKELEVLAGRLIDAQENERSRLARELHDDFSQRLAAAAIEAGTLAQRAGGGEFRAGLERVRGALAGLSDDIHGLSWRLHPATLEDLGLAAAIESECRSFFERGGAAVDFTCGELPEPLPRETTLALFRIVQESLRNIERHAGADEVAVRLSAAAGGVDLEIRDNGQGFDRSTPGWRAGLGLASMEERVRLLGGRLRVESKPGAGTTIAVTLLLAGEAER